Proteins encoded by one window of Akkermansia muciniphila ATCC BAA-835:
- a CDS encoding RNA polymerase sigma factor has product MNTPAYVRNEEVDEESSHLLSWDEWLREHASQLLLFARQQSRSPEDAEDILQDALVRLARKEASGEFVGGQEAWLSYVFASIRRLAVDYGRKSDRRQKREDEACASERDEDVYMDPWFSSAAADEELKQFMEMQLRKLPSKFSEVIVLKIWGEQTFQQIAETLEISQNTAASRYRYGIDLLRRALRNKKNQF; this is encoded by the coding sequence ATGAATACGCCGGCTTACGTCAGGAATGAGGAGGTTGATGAAGAAAGCAGCCATTTGCTGAGTTGGGATGAGTGGCTGCGGGAACATGCTTCCCAGCTGCTTCTGTTTGCACGCCAGCAGTCCCGCTCACCGGAAGATGCGGAGGATATACTTCAGGATGCCCTGGTGCGTTTGGCTCGCAAGGAGGCTTCCGGGGAATTTGTGGGAGGGCAGGAGGCGTGGCTTTCCTATGTCTTTGCCTCCATCCGGCGTCTGGCGGTGGATTATGGCCGCAAATCCGACCGCCGCCAGAAAAGGGAGGATGAAGCCTGCGCCTCTGAACGGGACGAAGATGTTTATATGGACCCCTGGTTTTCCAGTGCTGCGGCAGATGAGGAACTCAAACAGTTCATGGAAATGCAGCTCAGGAAGCTCCCTTCCAAATTCTCCGAGGTCATTGTCTTGAAAATATGGGGGGAACAAACTTTTCAGCAAATTGCGGAAACGCTGGAAATCTCGCAGAATACGGCGGCGAGCCGGTACCGTTACGGTATTGACTTGCTCCGCAGGGCTTTGAGAAATAAAAAGAATCAATTCTAA
- a CDS encoding thioredoxin family protein, which produces MASALICSASSSWETDWNKALEKAGKGGHPVLADFTGSDWCPGCIYLRKNIFDTDAFAKYAADHQFVLLELDFPKAAGKMPPEQLKFHEELMRRYGVSSFPSVLLMEGNGAPYAKIVGATRTPEEYLKKLEAAGETRRKLKEAVAAAQPLKGKEKLEQLVKALNVLPEDLQPFQKGLIAEISALDPEDKYGFAKKSEKAAAMEKQRLVWEQFCQKYSGRLSAEETRAGREEALQMLEKKDTLPPIRLKIAKYISDGYTLERNLPKALEYLEIARDADPESQAAKKLEPWIDNMRKHINQEK; this is translated from the coding sequence TTGGCCTCCGCTTTGATTTGTTCCGCGTCTTCCTCCTGGGAGACTGATTGGAATAAAGCGCTGGAGAAGGCCGGAAAGGGCGGACATCCTGTGCTGGCTGATTTTACCGGTTCCGACTGGTGTCCCGGATGCATTTACCTGCGCAAAAATATTTTTGACACGGATGCGTTCGCCAAATATGCGGCGGATCATCAATTCGTGCTGCTGGAACTGGATTTCCCCAAGGCTGCCGGGAAAATGCCGCCGGAACAGTTAAAATTCCATGAAGAGCTGATGCGGCGTTATGGCGTTTCCTCGTTCCCATCCGTTCTGTTGATGGAAGGAAATGGCGCTCCCTACGCTAAAATAGTGGGTGCCACCAGAACTCCGGAGGAATATCTGAAAAAACTGGAGGCTGCCGGAGAAACGAGGAGGAAGTTGAAAGAGGCCGTAGCGGCGGCCCAGCCATTGAAAGGAAAGGAAAAACTGGAGCAACTGGTTAAGGCCTTGAACGTGCTTCCGGAAGATTTGCAGCCTTTCCAGAAGGGGTTGATTGCAGAAATTTCCGCTCTGGACCCGGAGGACAAATACGGTTTTGCAAAGAAGTCTGAAAAAGCCGCAGCCATGGAGAAGCAGCGGCTTGTGTGGGAACAGTTCTGCCAAAAATATTCGGGGAGGCTCTCCGCAGAAGAAACGCGCGCCGGCCGGGAGGAAGCATTGCAGATGTTGGAAAAAAAGGATACGCTTCCTCCCATCCGCCTGAAGATCGCCAAATATATCAGTGATGGGTATACCTTGGAACGTAATTTGCCCAAGGCTTTGGAATACCTGGAAATTGCCCGTGATGCCGATCCGGAGTCTCAAGCCGCCAAAAAACTGGAACCGTGGATTGACAATATGCGGAAACATATCAATCAGGAGAAGTAA
- the dgt gene encoding dGTP triphosphohydrolase, protein MMNWQQLLSDARWGSRHRSTASPQKNRSNYDRDYGRILFSSAFRRLQDKTQVFPLGRNDYVRTRLTHSLEVAHIGSSLGMLAGEWLAKKGSLPAPIMPSDVATIVSTACLAHDIGNPPFGHSGEDAIETALKRHGLELPFEGNAQGFRILTRTGDPMEGNGLKLTAAVLGAFMKYPCTQSYSSAVRKGSIVAANKLECKKFGIGEQEREAASFMAGHLGLIPRSTPDAAHLCWSRHPLAYLMEAADDICYRIADIEDGYFSGLLDFASTRDLFSPFLTESQLCYVRELEAKEEKDSCIHYMRALAIGKSIQSAVDSFVNHEEDLLQGRLEQSLIDSSELAAPLNGLYQYAIKNVYQAREVIEVEAMGYKVLGELIDFFMEWVNHPSSGQSQKIAIMLQGTGVPRNNGGKAARLEHMLDYISGMTDSFALETYRKLTGIL, encoded by the coding sequence ATGATGAATTGGCAGCAGCTTTTGTCGGACGCGCGCTGGGGATCCAGGCATCGGAGTACGGCATCTCCACAGAAAAACCGCAGCAATTATGACCGGGATTACGGCCGCATTCTGTTTTCCAGTGCTTTCCGCCGCCTTCAGGACAAAACACAGGTTTTTCCCCTGGGCCGCAACGATTACGTGCGCACACGCCTGACGCATAGCCTGGAGGTAGCCCACATCGGTTCTTCCCTCGGCATGCTGGCAGGGGAGTGGCTGGCGAAGAAAGGGTCCCTGCCCGCTCCTATCATGCCTTCCGATGTCGCTACCATTGTTTCCACCGCCTGCCTGGCCCATGACATCGGCAATCCGCCCTTCGGCCATTCCGGTGAAGACGCCATTGAAACCGCCCTGAAACGGCACGGCCTGGAGCTGCCTTTTGAAGGGAATGCCCAGGGATTCCGCATCCTGACACGTACAGGAGATCCGATGGAGGGCAACGGCCTGAAACTGACGGCGGCTGTTTTGGGCGCCTTTATGAAATATCCCTGTACGCAATCTTATTCCTCCGCCGTCAGGAAAGGCAGCATAGTTGCGGCCAACAAGCTTGAATGCAAGAAATTCGGCATCGGGGAACAGGAAAGGGAAGCTGCTTCTTTCATGGCTGGACATCTGGGGTTGATTCCGCGTTCCACACCTGATGCAGCACATCTTTGCTGGAGCCGCCATCCCCTGGCGTATTTGATGGAAGCCGCGGATGATATCTGTTACCGCATTGCGGATATTGAGGACGGGTATTTTTCCGGACTTCTGGATTTTGCTTCCACCAGGGATTTGTTCAGCCCTTTCCTGACGGAATCCCAGCTCTGTTATGTCCGGGAACTGGAAGCAAAAGAGGAAAAAGATTCCTGCATCCATTATATGCGCGCGCTCGCCATCGGCAAAAGCATTCAGTCCGCCGTGGACAGTTTCGTGAACCACGAGGAAGACCTGCTGCAAGGAAGGTTGGAACAATCCCTGATAGACAGCTCGGAACTGGCCGCCCCGCTGAACGGCTTGTACCAGTACGCCATCAAGAATGTGTACCAGGCCAGGGAGGTTATTGAAGTGGAAGCCATGGGTTATAAGGTACTGGGAGAATTGATCGACTTCTTTATGGAATGGGTGAATCATCCATCCTCCGGCCAATCCCAAAAAATCGCCATCATGCTTCAGGGCACCGGCGTACCCCGGAACAACGGCGGGAAGGCTGCACGCCTGGAGCACATGCTTGATTATATTTCCGGAATGACGGATTCTTTTGCCCTGGAGACTTACCGGAAGTTGACCGGAATTCTGTAA
- a CDS encoding heavy metal translocating P-type ATPase, whose protein sequence is MLDRLEKLLEWGGTRRKVALLSVSGLALLMSMLGMEPLPFEISWIAIVLCGVPIVLEAVLGLATAWDIKADVLVSVALVASVIIGEDFAAAEIAFIMQLGELLEELTVARARKGIERLVRLTPATARKVEGTREEVIPAEEVRIGDILRVLPGETIPADGVILSGHTSVNQSVMTGEPLPIDKETGDEVSSGTVNQFGTFDMKAARTGKDSSIQRMVRLVQSADAGKAKIVRLADRWATWIVAIALVSAGGAWMATGELIRAVTILVVFCPCALVLATPTAVMAAIGNATRHGFLVREGDALERLSCVSHLTFDKTGTLTCGAPRVAAVRSFLPELPEQELYRYAACAELRSEHPLGKAIVRCYRKDSVQKLPQPEQFRMIPGRGVRAVAQGKELLAGNLELFRENGVELSDEARRAAERYQEEGCSVIFIGMDRQAAGLIALSDTLRENAVATIREVRDAGVVPVLLTGDHGNAAARVAGQLGIDLVCAECLPEDKFNWIDACQKERNRVCMVGDGINDALALKTSHAGIAMGGIGSDIAVDAADIVLVNDDIRELPHLLRLSRRMMGTIKCNLTFSMALNFIAIILAAGGILNPVAGALVHNAGSVVVIANSVFLLKWRRKNA, encoded by the coding sequence ATGCTGGACCGATTGGAAAAATTGCTGGAATGGGGAGGGACAAGGCGGAAAGTCGCACTGTTGTCCGTTTCCGGATTAGCTCTGTTGATGAGCATGCTTGGCATGGAACCTTTGCCCTTTGAAATTTCATGGATAGCCATTGTGCTGTGCGGCGTTCCCATTGTGCTGGAAGCCGTCCTTGGCCTGGCGACGGCCTGGGATATTAAGGCGGATGTTCTTGTTTCCGTCGCTCTGGTTGCCTCCGTCATCATTGGGGAGGACTTCGCTGCGGCGGAAATTGCATTTATCATGCAGCTTGGGGAACTCCTTGAGGAGCTGACCGTAGCCCGGGCCCGGAAGGGTATTGAAAGGCTGGTCCGTTTGACCCCGGCGACCGCCCGGAAAGTGGAAGGAACCAGGGAGGAGGTTATTCCGGCGGAAGAGGTTCGCATCGGGGATATTCTCCGCGTATTGCCCGGAGAGACGATTCCGGCGGACGGCGTTATTCTTTCCGGGCACACTTCCGTCAACCAGTCCGTAATGACGGGGGAACCTCTTCCGATAGACAAGGAAACCGGGGATGAGGTTTCCAGCGGGACGGTCAACCAGTTCGGAACCTTTGACATGAAGGCGGCCAGGACCGGGAAGGACAGTTCCATCCAGCGCATGGTGCGCCTCGTCCAATCCGCAGATGCGGGGAAGGCTAAAATAGTGAGGCTGGCAGACCGCTGGGCCACCTGGATCGTTGCCATCGCCCTGGTTTCCGCAGGGGGGGCCTGGATGGCCACGGGCGAACTGATCCGCGCCGTTACCATTCTGGTGGTATTCTGTCCCTGCGCGCTTGTGCTGGCAACTCCCACGGCGGTCATGGCCGCTATCGGGAACGCCACCAGGCATGGCTTCCTGGTGCGGGAAGGGGATGCCCTGGAACGCCTGTCCTGCGTGTCCCACCTCACTTTCGACAAGACGGGCACGCTTACCTGCGGTGCTCCGCGCGTGGCGGCCGTGCGCAGTTTCCTGCCGGAGCTCCCGGAACAGGAACTTTACAGATATGCCGCCTGTGCGGAACTGCGTTCTGAACATCCTCTGGGCAAGGCGATTGTCCGCTGTTACCGGAAAGATTCAGTGCAGAAACTTCCCCAACCGGAACAATTCCGCATGATTCCCGGCAGGGGAGTACGGGCTGTGGCGCAGGGAAAGGAACTTCTGGCCGGCAACCTGGAATTGTTCAGGGAAAACGGGGTGGAGCTGTCCGATGAGGCCAGACGTGCGGCGGAACGGTATCAGGAGGAGGGGTGCTCCGTGATTTTCATAGGAATGGACCGGCAGGCCGCAGGGTTGATCGCCCTGTCGGATACCTTGCGGGAGAATGCCGTAGCTACCATCCGGGAAGTACGGGATGCCGGAGTGGTTCCCGTATTGCTGACCGGGGACCATGGGAATGCCGCCGCGCGTGTCGCCGGACAACTGGGGATTGACCTGGTTTGCGCGGAATGCCTGCCGGAGGACAAATTCAACTGGATTGACGCGTGCCAGAAAGAGCGGAACCGTGTGTGCATGGTTGGGGACGGAATCAATGATGCCCTTGCCTTGAAAACCTCTCATGCGGGAATTGCCATGGGCGGCATAGGAAGTGACATTGCCGTGGATGCCGCAGATATTGTCCTGGTCAATGACGATATCCGGGAACTGCCCCATCTGCTCCGTCTGTCAAGGCGCATGATGGGGACAATCAAATGCAATCTGACATTCTCCATGGCCCTGAACTTCATCGCCATCATCCTGGCGGCGGGCGGCATCCTGAATCCCGTGGCTGGCGCGCTGGTTCACAATGCGGGCTCCGTCGTCGTGATCGCCAACTCCGTTTTTCTGCTGAAATGGAGGAGGAAAAACGCGTGA
- a CDS encoding S1C family serine protease: MKTCIFLTLGLLVGSGSGYSIDRPAGSTDNLQPPPLTPYAHQVKPLPSSKPARLGIVPGTVPQALVAQLELSGFPGVLVTKVMPDSPAAKAGLQENDVMVKLGDVSLSGPQSVTEALSEKVPGDRITAVFYRKGKRETVEITLDGGTLSAEEILAAQGDPRTQPRAVPSVRRQTAPFSGMAARPNLPQRILDMQQMMDEFLKDSAMDDYRMDDIIGRMNLTPGAAQMLRSLQGLHQMPMPPMGKVSGGGQSMSSVRMSDANGTIVVSSNSRTGTTVHVTDSAGKVLYSGPYNTQEEKAAVPEAVRERLKNIETNFCF, translated from the coding sequence ATGAAAACCTGTATCTTTCTGACATTGGGATTGCTGGTAGGTTCGGGCTCCGGATATTCCATTGACCGGCCCGCAGGAAGTACGGACAACCTTCAGCCGCCTCCTCTGACGCCGTACGCGCATCAGGTGAAGCCGCTCCCCTCTTCCAAACCGGCCAGACTGGGAATTGTTCCGGGCACGGTGCCCCAAGCGCTCGTTGCGCAGCTGGAGCTTAGTGGATTCCCCGGAGTGCTGGTGACCAAAGTGATGCCGGACAGCCCCGCCGCCAAGGCCGGGCTCCAGGAAAATGACGTCATGGTCAAGCTGGGGGATGTCTCCCTGTCCGGTCCGCAGTCTGTGACGGAAGCCCTGTCTGAAAAGGTGCCTGGAGACAGGATTACGGCTGTATTTTACCGGAAAGGAAAGAGGGAGACTGTTGAAATTACCCTGGATGGGGGAACGCTTTCCGCTGAAGAAATACTGGCGGCCCAGGGGGATCCCCGCACGCAGCCCCGCGCAGTTCCTTCCGTCCGGCGTCAGACGGCGCCTTTTTCCGGAATGGCTGCACGGCCTAATCTCCCCCAGCGTATTCTGGATATGCAGCAGATGATGGATGAGTTTTTGAAGGATTCCGCCATGGATGATTACCGGATGGACGACATCATCGGCCGGATGAACCTGACTCCCGGCGCGGCGCAAATGCTCCGGAGCTTGCAGGGACTTCATCAAATGCCCATGCCTCCCATGGGCAAGGTTTCCGGAGGGGGCCAGAGCATGTCTTCCGTCCGGATGTCGGATGCCAACGGGACTATCGTGGTTTCTTCTAATTCCCGGACGGGAACCACAGTTCATGTGACGGACTCTGCGGGAAAGGTTCTGTATTCCGGCCCCTACAATACGCAGGAGGAAAAAGCCGCCGTGCCGGAAGCCGTCAGGGAACGCTTGAAAAACATAGAAACCAATTTCTGCTTTTAA
- a CDS encoding RNA polymerase sigma factor has translation MDEAQDMPPAEPDEDAKLMLRVRNGDASAMEMLVRKHQNSVYATVARMLNNGPETEDIAQQVFIRIWKGAGNYEPSARFTTWMFTILRNLVFNEVRRQKRKPTTSADAMEEEGGMAVFLEPSQTPDEALEHTELQHAVDAAIAALPEKARLAVQLRRFENMPYEEIARALDMTVPATKSLLFRARNMLKEALASFLS, from the coding sequence ATGGATGAAGCACAAGACATGCCGCCTGCGGAACCAGACGAAGATGCCAAGCTGATGCTGAGGGTCAGGAATGGCGACGCTTCCGCCATGGAAATGCTGGTCCGCAAACACCAGAATTCCGTATATGCGACGGTGGCCCGTATGCTGAACAACGGTCCGGAGACAGAGGACATCGCCCAGCAGGTATTCATCCGCATCTGGAAGGGAGCCGGGAATTATGAACCTTCCGCACGGTTTACCACCTGGATGTTCACCATCCTGCGCAATCTGGTGTTCAATGAAGTGCGCCGCCAGAAGCGCAAGCCCACCACCTCCGCAGACGCCATGGAGGAGGAAGGAGGCATGGCCGTGTTTCTGGAACCTTCCCAGACCCCGGACGAAGCACTGGAACATACGGAACTCCAGCACGCCGTGGACGCGGCAATCGCCGCTCTGCCGGAAAAGGCGCGGCTGGCCGTCCAACTGCGCCGTTTCGAAAACATGCCCTATGAGGAAATAGCCCGGGCGCTGGATATGACGGTTCCCGCTACCAAAAGCCTGCTGTTCCGCGCCAGAAACATGCTGAAGGAGGCTCTTGCTTCCTTTTTATCCTGA
- the thiC gene encoding phosphomethylpyrimidine synthase ThiC produces MNDTSNLSYPGSRRIYVPGRLYPDVRVPMREIILGDTLLPDGTAHPNDPVRVYDCSGPWGDAAYEGTAEEGLPSLRAAWIRARGDVKEDVGHERTLRAAGKTPVTQRYYAQQGVITPEMEFVAIRENLGREQAFKAIYDRYPNAKSRPDEAAEALETLTMMPRPSELEAQEGFGPSSMVARDRLDHQHAPERRNGCRMPAYFTPEFVRDEIASGRALIPANINHPECEPMAIGRNFLVKINANIGNSALGSSIEEEVEKLRWAIHWGADTVMDLSTGKNIHATREWILRNSPVPIGTVPIYQALEKVGGKVADLSWEVFRDTLLEQARQGVDYVTVHAALLLRFVNHTARRMTGIVSRGGSIMAQWSMIHEQENFLYSHWDEICSILAAYDIAVSIGDGLRPGSVADANDFAQLAELEVQGDLTMRAWKAGVQVMNEGPGHVPMHLIRENMSKQLEWCMEAPFYTLGPLVTDIAPGYDHITGAIGGAIIGQLGCAMLCYVTRKEHLGLPDREDVREGVVAYKLAAHAADLAKGHPSAQWRDNALAQARFEFRWEDQFNLSLDPQKARSFHDLTLPHANAKKAHFCSMCGPDFCAMRLSQDIRRRSQQ; encoded by the coding sequence ATGAACGATACCTCCAATTTGTCTTATCCCGGTTCCCGCCGCATTTATGTTCCGGGCCGTCTGTACCCGGATGTTCGGGTTCCCATGAGGGAAATCATTTTGGGCGATACCTTGTTGCCCGACGGCACCGCCCACCCTAATGACCCGGTGCGCGTGTACGATTGCTCCGGCCCCTGGGGGGACGCTGCTTATGAGGGAACTGCGGAGGAGGGGCTTCCCTCCCTGCGTGCCGCCTGGATACGGGCCCGCGGGGATGTGAAAGAGGATGTGGGGCACGAGCGCACCCTGCGTGCTGCGGGCAAGACGCCTGTGACACAGCGTTATTACGCCCAACAGGGCGTCATTACGCCGGAAATGGAATTTGTCGCCATCCGGGAAAATCTGGGCAGGGAACAGGCTTTCAAGGCGATATACGACCGCTATCCAAATGCCAAGAGCCGCCCGGACGAAGCTGCGGAAGCCCTGGAAACGCTCACCATGATGCCGCGTCCGTCCGAATTGGAGGCGCAGGAGGGATTTGGGCCGTCCAGCATGGTGGCCCGCGACCGCCTGGATCACCAGCATGCCCCGGAACGCCGGAACGGCTGCCGCATGCCTGCCTACTTTACGCCGGAATTCGTCAGGGATGAAATTGCCTCCGGCCGTGCGCTGATTCCCGCCAACATCAATCATCCGGAATGTGAGCCGATGGCTATCGGCCGCAATTTCCTGGTAAAAATCAACGCCAACATAGGCAACTCCGCGCTGGGATCCAGCATTGAGGAGGAGGTGGAAAAGCTGCGCTGGGCCATTCACTGGGGGGCGGATACCGTTATGGACCTGTCCACCGGGAAGAATATCCACGCGACGAGGGAATGGATTTTAAGAAACTCCCCTGTCCCCATCGGTACTGTTCCCATTTACCAGGCTCTGGAAAAGGTGGGAGGAAAGGTGGCTGACCTGAGTTGGGAGGTTTTTCGCGATACCCTGCTTGAACAGGCCCGCCAGGGCGTGGACTATGTGACGGTGCACGCCGCCCTTCTGCTCAGGTTCGTGAACCATACGGCGCGGCGCATGACGGGCATCGTTTCCCGCGGCGGTTCCATCATGGCGCAGTGGAGCATGATCCACGAACAGGAAAATTTCCTTTATTCCCATTGGGATGAAATTTGTTCCATTCTGGCGGCTTACGATATTGCCGTCTCCATCGGGGATGGCCTGCGGCCCGGTTCCGTGGCGGACGCCAACGACTTCGCCCAGCTGGCGGAGCTGGAAGTGCAGGGGGATTTGACCATGCGCGCGTGGAAAGCGGGCGTGCAGGTCATGAATGAAGGCCCCGGCCACGTTCCCATGCACCTTATTAGGGAGAACATGAGCAAGCAGCTGGAATGGTGCATGGAAGCGCCCTTTTACACGCTGGGGCCGCTGGTAACGGACATCGCCCCCGGTTACGACCATATTACCGGAGCTATCGGAGGGGCGATTATCGGCCAGCTTGGCTGCGCCATGCTTTGCTATGTAACCAGAAAAGAGCATCTGGGGCTTCCTGACCGGGAGGATGTGAGGGAAGGCGTGGTTGCCTACAAGCTGGCGGCCCACGCCGCAGACCTGGCGAAGGGGCATCCATCCGCGCAATGGAGGGATAATGCTCTGGCCCAGGCCAGGTTTGAATTCCGCTGGGAGGATCAATTCAACCTTTCCCTGGATCCGCAAAAGGCCCGTTCCTTCCATGACCTGACGCTTCCCCATGCCAACGCCAAAAAAGCCCATTTCTGTTCCATGTGCGGTCCGGACTTCTGCGCCATGCGCCTGAGCCAGGATATCCGCCGCCGCTCACAGCAATAG
- a CDS encoding metal-sensing transcriptional repressor: protein MKQCMNSENLHRRLKKIIGQVQAIDRMIDEDVPCEDVLAQLNAAKSALHKVGQVVLEGHISHCVRDGLEHGDPEETIARFTKAVERFANMI from the coding sequence ATGAAACAATGCATGAATTCCGAAAATTTGCATCGCCGCCTCAAGAAGATTATCGGACAGGTGCAGGCAATCGACAGGATGATTGACGAAGACGTTCCCTGTGAAGATGTTCTTGCTCAGCTCAATGCCGCCAAGTCCGCCTTGCATAAGGTGGGGCAGGTCGTACTGGAGGGGCACATCAGCCATTGTGTCCGGGACGGACTTGAACACGGAGACCCGGAAGAGACGATCGCGCGCTTCACCAAGGCGGTTGAGCGGTTTGCCAACATGATTTGA
- a CDS encoding PDZ domain-containing protein encodes MHFRITGKNGNTLVKQGGWQNNRPSPPHEKYKFVENVFEELDAPGEWYLDRKEHILYLYPEQGTDLVAARLEAGGLEELVKIQGEGSSPVRNVTLRDLVLTGTRRTFMENREPLLRSDWTIFRSGAVLLRGTEGCRILSCEFARLGGTAVFVDGNNENLLVRSCYIHDIGSNGVAFVGDRSCYRGPKNYREAKGMSLERIDRVPGPRNNEFPRNCMVDDCLITRTGLVEKQTAGVQISLAREITVRNCSIYELPRAGINIGEGAFGGHVIEYNDVFDTVRETSDHGSFNSWGRDRFWVRDQMALSQDKDVVLLDIRQPNIIRNNRWRCDHGWDVDLDDGSSNYIIYNNLMLSSGLKLREGGYRKVYNNIMVNKTLYPHVWFRNSGDEFYNNIIFEDRYRPAGNMDFSPWGKLMDRNFVHVKGMKGVEPASELARQSGNDRHSLKGDALFSAPGLGDFSVRASSPALKLGFRNFPMDRFGVRSRHLKALARTPDIPEVAGNRMEKRETVLVKKLGAEVRIAEGEGDLSVFGLMPEDLGRALVIVKVQKDGPCSSAGILPGDVLLMAGGNKVDGVEKLERLLPSSGKLTVTVRRNQENRKADLRF; translated from the coding sequence ATGCACTTCCGCATTACGGGGAAAAATGGAAATACACTGGTCAAGCAGGGGGGCTGGCAGAATAACCGTCCCTCTCCGCCGCACGAAAAATATAAATTTGTAGAGAATGTTTTTGAGGAACTGGATGCTCCCGGAGAATGGTATCTGGACAGAAAGGAACATATCCTTTACCTGTATCCGGAACAGGGAACGGACCTGGTTGCAGCCAGACTGGAAGCCGGCGGCCTGGAAGAACTGGTCAAAATCCAGGGGGAAGGCTCATCCCCCGTCAGGAACGTGACGCTCCGGGATCTGGTGCTGACTGGAACGCGGCGAACCTTCATGGAAAACCGGGAACCCCTGCTGAGAAGTGACTGGACCATTTTCAGAAGCGGAGCCGTACTCTTGCGGGGAACGGAGGGGTGCCGCATTCTCTCCTGCGAATTTGCCAGGTTGGGTGGAACAGCCGTTTTTGTGGACGGGAATAATGAAAATCTTCTGGTGCGGTCCTGTTATATCCATGACATAGGTTCCAACGGCGTAGCGTTTGTGGGGGACCGTTCCTGCTACCGGGGACCGAAGAATTATCGGGAAGCCAAAGGAATGTCCTTGGAGAGAATCGACAGGGTTCCGGGACCTCGAAACAATGAATTTCCCAGGAACTGCATGGTGGATGATTGCCTGATTACCCGGACGGGGCTGGTGGAAAAGCAGACTGCCGGAGTGCAGATATCCCTGGCCCGGGAAATTACCGTCAGAAATTGTTCCATCTACGAACTTCCCCGGGCGGGTATCAACATAGGAGAGGGGGCTTTCGGCGGCCATGTGATTGAATACAATGACGTTTTTGATACCGTCAGGGAAACCAGCGACCATGGTTCGTTCAACTCCTGGGGACGGGACAGATTCTGGGTCCGGGACCAGATGGCGCTGAGCCAGGACAAGGACGTCGTCCTGCTGGATATCCGGCAACCTAATATCATCAGGAACAACCGCTGGCGCTGTGATCACGGATGGGATGTGGACCTGGACGACGGTTCTTCCAACTATATTATTTACAACAACCTCATGCTTTCCTCCGGCCTGAAGCTCCGGGAGGGGGGGTACCGCAAGGTTTACAACAATATTATGGTTAACAAAACCCTGTACCCGCATGTATGGTTCAGGAACAGCGGGGACGAATTTTACAATAACATTATTTTTGAAGACCGTTACCGTCCCGCCGGCAACATGGATTTTTCCCCGTGGGGAAAACTGATGGACAGGAACTTTGTGCATGTGAAGGGAATGAAAGGGGTGGAACCCGCCTCCGAACTGGCCAGGCAATCCGGCAATGACAGGCACTCCCTGAAGGGGGATGCCCTGTTCTCTGCTCCCGGTCTGGGGGATTTTTCCGTCCGGGCTTCTTCCCCCGCCCTTAAACTGGGATTCCGCAATTTTCCCATGGACCGTTTCGGCGTGCGTTCCCGGCATCTGAAAGCCCTGGCGCGAACTCCGGATATTCCTGAAGTTGCCGGGAACAGGATGGAGAAACGGGAAACGGTGCTGGTGAAGAAACTGGGGGCGGAAGTGAGGATAGCGGAGGGCGAAGGGGATTTGTCTGTCTTTGGGCTGATGCCGGAGGATCTGGGCCGGGCGCTGGTTATTGTCAAGGTACAGAAGGACGGCCCTTGTTCCTCTGCCGGCATTCTGCCCGGCGACGTTCTTCTGATGGCGGGCGGGAATAAGGTGGATGGAGTGGAAAAGCTCGAACGCCTGCTGCCGTCTTCCGGTAAATTAACCGTAACCGTCAGGAGAAACCAGGAAAATAGAAAGGCGGATTTGCGGTTTTGA